The Congregibacter litoralis KT71 genome contains a region encoding:
- a CDS encoding AMIN domain-containing protein yields MAIALATSPPNARADTPSGSLKSITVSEDSSSAATFILAVDGSIQPPRHFTLLSPPRLVIDLAGTTAKGDVQELSAATAPSLVNRIRLGSHPGPRTRVVFDLHDAPSPGMFTIETKRQSGSQTIVVRFPRTYAVNANNSDDDNPSAREATSVAIKTSATSDSLAAQLADHSKPEAKRTNSTLIFGSDPQPTPMESQRQATPAVTGNTAKQWFIDRALLESGYVRNSTDDGVNTHLQFIAGLTRSISDSLSFRLSARVDGQHQANGLTELQYLRADYDESWLRYTVADWRVTAGAQRIIWGRADEFSPTDKLSTRDFTRLIMDDLPSRRRANPALRVERLWGNRHLDLVYLPTFREAVLPADESVWFPVDPKSGAVAGLPIDPEIQPLLRGARVRNDFAGNEGFALRFSDSGSALDYAVTAQRVNNPEPYFKLASPPGRDGPAVLDVVYPRTWVVGGDAAITANAWTFRGEIAWLSDSPYTDASSLQLRMSEELNWVVGAEVFPNDGDLRITTQLSGRHLLDASNSVDFIDTLNLLGDMETPFTISKLPFRARLRYGFRLDERGNYLNPELIYTALEPGEIYIAAHIFSGTYGTQEGFYADRDTVVIGWRAKF; encoded by the coding sequence GTGGCAATCGCTCTTGCAACTTCCCCACCAAATGCCCGGGCAGACACGCCTTCAGGTAGTTTAAAGTCAATAACAGTTAGTGAAGACTCAAGTAGTGCCGCGACGTTCATTTTAGCGGTTGATGGCTCAATTCAGCCGCCCCGGCATTTCACGCTGCTGTCCCCCCCCCGTCTGGTCATAGACTTAGCTGGCACGACTGCTAAAGGCGATGTTCAGGAACTCTCTGCCGCAACAGCACCGTCCTTGGTGAATAGAATTCGGCTCGGCTCACACCCAGGGCCCCGGACCAGAGTGGTGTTTGACCTGCACGACGCCCCAAGCCCAGGCATGTTCACCATAGAAACCAAGAGGCAGTCTGGTTCGCAGACTATAGTTGTCCGTTTCCCGCGAACATACGCTGTCAATGCTAACAACTCGGATGACGATAACCCATCAGCAAGAGAAGCAACGAGTGTCGCGATCAAAACAAGCGCAACGAGTGACTCACTAGCCGCTCAACTAGCTGACCACAGCAAGCCAGAGGCCAAACGCACTAACAGCACGCTCATTTTTGGCAGTGATCCACAACCCACACCAATGGAGAGTCAGCGCCAAGCCACGCCAGCAGTCACTGGCAATACAGCAAAGCAATGGTTTATCGACCGTGCACTGCTCGAGTCAGGTTACGTAAGAAACAGTACAGATGATGGTGTTAATACACATCTACAATTCATAGCTGGGCTCACACGGTCGATCAGTGACTCGCTGAGCTTTCGCCTTTCCGCGAGAGTCGATGGACAACACCAAGCCAACGGCCTCACGGAGCTACAGTACCTACGCGCAGATTATGACGAAAGCTGGCTGCGCTACACCGTCGCCGATTGGCGCGTAACCGCTGGTGCCCAGCGTATCATTTGGGGCCGCGCCGACGAATTTTCACCTACGGATAAGTTGAGCACCCGAGATTTTACCCGTTTAATTATGGACGACCTGCCTAGTCGGCGAAGAGCAAACCCCGCCCTGAGGGTCGAGCGCTTATGGGGGAATCGGCATCTGGACTTAGTTTACCTGCCGACTTTCAGAGAAGCTGTATTACCTGCTGACGAAAGCGTATGGTTTCCAGTAGACCCAAAAAGCGGTGCCGTGGCAGGACTTCCTATTGATCCGGAGATCCAACCATTGCTTAGAGGCGCTAGAGTGCGCAATGATTTTGCAGGTAACGAAGGATTTGCTTTACGATTCTCTGATTCGGGATCTGCCCTTGACTATGCGGTCACTGCGCAGCGTGTCAACAATCCTGAGCCATACTTCAAATTAGCAAGCCCTCCGGGCCGCGACGGCCCCGCGGTGCTCGACGTCGTTTACCCTCGCACATGGGTAGTTGGAGGTGACGCAGCTATAACTGCGAACGCCTGGACCTTTCGTGGCGAAATTGCGTGGCTTAGCGACTCCCCCTACACCGACGCAAGTTCGTTACAGCTTCGTATGTCAGAAGAATTAAATTGGGTGGTCGGGGCTGAAGTGTTTCCCAATGATGGCGACTTACGAATAACGACCCAGCTCTCTGGCCGGCATCTGCTTGATGCCAGCAATAGCGTAGACTTCATCGACACGCTTAACCTACTGGGAGACATGGAAACACCATTTACAATCTCCAAATTACCCTTCCGAGCTCGGCTCCGCTACGGATTTCGCTTAGACGAGCGAGGCAATTATCTGAACCCTGAACTAATCTACACTGCACTGGAGCCAGGCGAGATTTACATCGCTGCACACATATTTTCCGGTACCTATGGCACACAGGAAGGCTTCTACGCCGACCGCGATACGGTCGTTATCGGTTGGCGCGCAAAATTCTAA
- a CDS encoding outer membrane lipoprotein-sorting protein, giving the protein MTQNHRSAAKARRLALSLLLAVGTCCAVSGSIGADPGYSLANAIFTRDAGADLAMVGKMTLRTAKGKERTREFVIYQRDTPSGLAATLIRFNSPASIRNTALLDDPREDGLWLYLPALDRVRRISSSNRGGRFVNTQLYYEDLRARHPGDDIHELVGDREYEGVSTQLLQSIPRDKSKSVYSKRLTWVHPELLLPLRVDLYEGSEQASKRLLVKRIDEIQGVWTITRSVMENLATGESTVMTFTAVRYDQGLPHDLFTTSSLKNPTLESSYRP; this is encoded by the coding sequence ATGACGCAAAATCATCGCTCGGCTGCAAAAGCTCGCCGATTGGCATTGTCACTTCTGCTAGCTGTGGGAACGTGTTGTGCGGTCTCGGGATCAATTGGCGCCGATCCTGGCTATTCACTAGCCAACGCCATTTTCACGCGAGACGCTGGCGCGGACTTAGCAATGGTCGGAAAAATGACTTTGCGAACTGCAAAAGGCAAAGAGCGCACGCGGGAGTTTGTGATCTATCAACGCGACACCCCGTCAGGGCTGGCGGCAACTTTGATTCGCTTCAACTCGCCAGCGAGCATCAGAAATACCGCGCTTCTTGACGATCCAAGGGAGGATGGACTCTGGCTCTATCTCCCTGCGCTCGATCGAGTACGACGGATCAGCAGCTCTAACCGAGGCGGCCGTTTCGTAAACACCCAACTGTATTACGAAGACCTTCGCGCACGGCATCCAGGTGATGACATACACGAGCTTGTAGGTGATCGAGAGTATGAGGGTGTCAGCACGCAGCTTTTGCAGAGCATACCTCGTGACAAAAGCAAATCCGTTTACAGCAAGCGTTTGACTTGGGTGCATCCGGAGCTTTTATTGCCACTGCGAGTGGATCTGTACGAAGGAAGCGAACAGGCAAGCAAGCGCTTACTGGTAAAGCGCATCGATGAGATTCAGGGAGTGTGGACTATCACCCGCAGTGTAATGGAGAACCTGGCCACTGGGGAGTCCACGGTAATGACTTTCACGGCTGTCCGTTACGATCAGGGCCTTCCTCATGACTTGTTCACAACATCGTCTCTGAAAAATCCAACGCTGGAGTCAAGCTATCGCCCATGA
- a CDS encoding efflux RND transporter permease subunit encodes MNFLLNKPKLAALVFGLILVLPGPLLLRLTLDNAPESYFPESAPAVIFDKEVRTYFPQDQVLVAIFQGNDIFSRQFLHSLEQLSKNLELETNIERVLSVTQVDHIEPTDDGFAVESLLGEGQTTDSASENLARALSDRFAPNALVSSDGSTLALIIRPVPLSGSLARLSLYNHVIDSIEESEVRESLIAVGGHIALDVAQLRAMIRDLATLIPGTLGVSMLVLWWLFRRWQVLLISALCIGAVTGAATSLLVLIGSPFTLISAIMPPLLTALTVAMLMHLFSALCNADSRGLRCEARMRDALLTVSTPILFTALTTAAGLLSLMASPIQPIASFGLTVGVATLIGALLIVTVLPALLLQIEPERWQAQSGGLRRMDAITSRLLRISLRRPRTVLAVTAAVLLISALQLPRIIVETDLYSFFDDDHPINQATLTIEDKLSGVMPLELIIEDVGPGSLKNPQQLKAIANIEAWLENRPEVDYTISFPAMLSEMHRAFNPEIESPNALPDREAAVDQYLLFYDNDDLYDVVDEDFQRTRILANLNVHGATQLNALLRALDEEVASTLADGLKLGTAGMGRLFADQERLLIKGQINSLFLVSTMITLLMLILWRNLRFVLASILPNFAPVLLIFAVMGTLGIWLDMATAMVASVAIGIAVDDTIHLLHGTRAGLERGAGLTAAIARSVRRRGRALVATTVVLSAQFLLMSSSPFQPTAIFGILTAVGLLIALVFDLLVLPALIVVLLRGVVKN; translated from the coding sequence ATGAACTTCCTGCTCAACAAACCCAAACTAGCCGCATTAGTTTTCGGGTTAATCCTGGTTCTACCTGGACCCCTTCTACTGCGGCTGACGCTCGACAATGCACCCGAATCGTACTTTCCAGAATCGGCGCCTGCAGTAATTTTTGACAAGGAAGTCCGGACGTACTTCCCACAAGATCAGGTGTTGGTGGCCATCTTTCAAGGCAATGACATTTTTTCGCGCCAGTTCTTACACTCTCTGGAACAGTTAAGTAAAAACTTGGAGTTGGAAACAAATATTGAGCGAGTATTGAGTGTTACGCAGGTTGATCATATTGAGCCAACAGATGATGGCTTCGCTGTAGAGTCGTTGTTAGGCGAAGGACAAACAACCGACTCTGCGAGTGAGAATCTCGCGCGAGCACTTAGCGATCGATTTGCACCAAACGCACTAGTTTCGAGCGATGGATCAACTCTCGCACTAATAATTCGTCCCGTGCCGCTTTCCGGCAGCCTCGCTCGCTTGTCACTTTACAACCATGTGATTGATAGCATTGAAGAAAGCGAGGTAAGAGAGTCTCTAATTGCTGTTGGTGGACATATCGCTCTGGACGTCGCCCAGTTGCGAGCAATGATCCGCGATTTAGCAACGCTTATCCCCGGCACACTGGGGGTTTCCATGCTGGTGCTATGGTGGCTATTTCGTCGCTGGCAAGTATTACTCATATCGGCCCTTTGCATTGGCGCGGTCACTGGCGCGGCGACTAGTTTGCTCGTTCTTATCGGCAGTCCTTTTACACTCATATCCGCAATAATGCCGCCACTGCTCACTGCTCTTACCGTTGCGATGCTGATGCACCTTTTTAGCGCACTGTGTAATGCGGACTCGCGTGGCCTGCGCTGCGAGGCGCGTATGCGTGATGCCTTGCTGACAGTAAGCACTCCTATACTATTTACCGCACTAACCACAGCAGCAGGCCTGCTCTCGCTAATGGCCAGTCCTATTCAGCCTATCGCGAGTTTCGGCTTAACGGTAGGCGTCGCGACGCTCATTGGCGCCCTACTAATCGTGACGGTACTCCCGGCTCTTTTGCTCCAAATTGAACCCGAGCGTTGGCAGGCTCAAAGTGGGGGGCTACGGCGCATGGATGCAATAACAAGCCGGCTACTACGTATTTCTTTGCGTCGACCGCGCACAGTGCTCGCAGTAACAGCCGCGGTGTTATTAATCAGTGCATTGCAACTGCCACGTATTATCGTCGAGACCGATCTATACAGCTTTTTTGACGATGATCACCCTATCAATCAGGCCACGCTGACAATTGAAGACAAACTTTCAGGGGTCATGCCTTTGGAACTGATAATTGAGGACGTGGGACCGGGCAGTCTAAAAAACCCCCAGCAATTAAAAGCAATCGCGAATATTGAGGCATGGCTCGAGAATCGACCCGAGGTGGACTACACTATTTCTTTTCCAGCGATGCTCAGTGAGATGCACCGGGCCTTCAATCCAGAGATCGAATCTCCAAACGCACTGCCAGATCGCGAGGCAGCCGTGGATCAATATTTATTATTCTATGACAACGACGATCTATATGACGTGGTTGACGAGGACTTTCAACGGACAAGGATCCTGGCAAATCTCAATGTTCACGGAGCCACTCAATTGAATGCCTTACTTCGCGCGCTTGATGAAGAAGTGGCGAGTACTCTTGCTGATGGCTTGAAACTTGGCACAGCAGGGATGGGACGCCTGTTTGCCGATCAAGAACGACTGCTAATAAAAGGCCAGATTAACAGCCTATTTTTAGTATCCACAATGATTACGCTGCTGATGTTAATACTATGGCGTAACCTCCGGTTTGTTCTTGCCAGCATCCTTCCAAACTTTGCGCCTGTACTGCTGATTTTTGCAGTTATGGGCACACTGGGAATATGGCTAGACATGGCAACTGCGATGGTAGCAAGTGTAGCCATAGGCATTGCGGTCGATGACACCATCCACCTGTTGCATGGCACGAGGGCCGGGCTTGAGCGAGGTGCAGGCCTGACCGCCGCAATCGCACGCAGTGTACGTCGTCGAGGAAGGGCTCTAGTGGCGACTACGGTAGTGCTCTCCGCGCAGTTCCTTTTGATGTCGTCTTCGCCTTTCCAGCCAACGGCGATCTTTGGCATCCTAACGGCAGTTGGTCTTCTGATCGCGCTTGTGTTTGATCTGCTTGTATTGCCAGCACTCATCGTTGTTTTACTGCGTGGCGTTGTAAAAAATTAG
- a CDS encoding PEP-CTERM sorting domain-containing protein codes for MKKFNKLALAVGVAGGLLAVPAMAVPISLDVRADGDGAFALGDADTRTDTFNQLTLDGFNPTSVYYDIDNSGGVSTGDIVIDAAITTVLGLNGLDGTSTEALGLAWGVDVSWVLEGTATVLNFDPDPNYNGLGTDALVGEFNGGEVALTCTGSCAGDEIVIDVTGSSVSDPFSGDIEIEVFGEVADVTAGFARFEAGTRAGEDFADIVLDPLDTIRVRGNSELEGGATVPAALDDGESVFDWLDARYDTSIATALDGLIADFELRTFGEGTVADRYLRTTFLNSANIQFDVPAPATLGLLGLGLLGLGARARKQRS; via the coding sequence GTGAAAAAGTTTAATAAGTTGGCTTTAGCAGTTGGTGTGGCGGGCGGTTTGTTAGCTGTTCCAGCAATGGCAGTTCCTATTAGCCTTGACGTTCGTGCAGATGGTGATGGCGCTTTTGCTCTAGGCGATGCTGACACCAGAACTGATACTTTTAATCAACTCACACTCGATGGTTTCAATCCGACATCTGTGTACTACGACATCGACAACAGCGGTGGGGTATCCACCGGCGATATTGTGATTGATGCAGCGATTACCACAGTTCTCGGCTTGAACGGTTTGGATGGGACAAGTACTGAGGCGCTTGGCCTCGCTTGGGGTGTTGACGTGTCCTGGGTGCTTGAAGGCACTGCGACCGTCCTGAATTTTGACCCTGATCCAAACTACAACGGGCTGGGTACCGACGCGTTGGTCGGTGAGTTTAATGGGGGTGAGGTTGCGCTAACATGTACGGGATCTTGCGCAGGTGACGAGATCGTTATTGATGTGACTGGTTCATCTGTATCGGATCCGTTTTCTGGAGATATCGAAATCGAGGTCTTCGGTGAGGTCGCAGACGTTACAGCAGGTTTTGCCCGGTTCGAGGCTGGGACTCGTGCAGGCGAAGACTTCGCAGACATAGTACTTGATCCTCTTGACACCATACGTGTTCGAGGCAATTCGGAGCTGGAGGGTGGCGCAACGGTTCCTGCCGCGCTTGATGATGGTGAATCGGTGTTTGATTGGCTTGATGCGCGATACGACACCAGTATCGCTACCGCTCTTGACGGTCTGATTGCGGATTTCGAGTTGAGAACGTTTGGAGAAGGCACAGTTGCTGATCGGTATTTGCGTACTACCTTCCTGAATTCGGCAAACATTCAGTTTGATGTGCCAGCTCCAGCTACACTGGGTCTTCTGGGCCTTGGACTTCTTGGTCTCGGAGCTCGAGCTCGAAAGCAGCGCTCTTAA